ATGAAGAATGATATTCCAAATCCAGATCTTGGTACACAGGTAGTAATAGCTGCTACCATGCCGGCAACTTATTACCAGACGCAGATCTCACTGGATTCTTCCTATGTCAATACAAACGATAACAGCGCTTCGCTGTATTTTTCGGCCAATGGCCAGGACAGCAAAAGTTCCAGTTCCATCGTTCCATTGTGGCTGGGCAGCATTCCGAAAAATGGCAAAACGGTGATAAAGCTCTATAACGGCGGACAGCTGGTGAGTGAAGTGAAAGAAAAAGAGTAGCCTATTCCATAAATGTATGGCCGGAAACCTTGCCTGACCTGTAGTTAAAAAGATCTTCCAGCTGTTTCTTTACAAATACCTGATGGGCCAGTGTTCCCAATATGCCCAGTGGCATCCTGTAGTGCACCAGGTCTGTCATTCGTACACCTCCTGCCACTACTTCAAAGTGATGTTCGTGATGCCACATACTGTAAGGGCCTGTGCGTTGTTCATCCACAAAATATTGCTGTGGGTGGACATGCGTTATCTCTGTGACCCATGTCAGCGGGATTCCTGCTACAGGGCTCACTTTATAGGTAATGATTTGTCCTGCGTAAATCTGTCCCTGGTGGGGAGGAGAAGTAACACGGAAATTCATATACGCTGGTGTCAGGTCGATCAGGTTTGCCGGAGAAGAAAAATAATTCCATACCGCTTGCAGAGAAGCGGGAATTACCTGTATCCGTTGGAGAGAATAAATTCTTGACATAAGGTATCGATCAAGTAGTCACTGCAAGATCGTACAACTTAATGTATTTTCGTACTTTATATATGGAGATGGGGCCAGCGCACCATCAAATAACTATTTGAATTACAGAGTCTTATATTTTTACTTATAGCTGACTGGGGAGGTAGCTTAAATATAGTAGCCGCTTTCCGGGCATTTCGTAAGTTTGCCAAATATTTTTAATTCATGATTCGACATTTCCGGAACTGGGCCTTCTGGCTGATATTTATAACAGTAGCTGTATTATCATTTTCACGTTGCGCCAATATAGTGCCACCGGGGGGTGGTCCTAAGGATACATTGCCACCGGTATTATTACAGGCGAGGCCACAGGATTCGTCGCTGCACTTTACCGGGCAGAAGATCTCCTTTGTTTTTGATGAATATGTGGAGCTGGATAACATCAATGATAAACTGATCGTATCCCCTACCCTTAAGCGTCAGCCGGTAGCAACCGCCAAGCTGCATACCGTGACCGTTACCTTCAAGGATACACTGAAACCTAACACCACCTATACTTTCAACTTTGCAGATGGTGTGCGCGACATCAACGAACGTAACGCCATCCCTGATTTTCAGTATGTATTTTCTACCGGTAATTACCTGGATAGTCTGCAGGTAACCGGTCGTATCATTGATGCTGAAAGCGGCAAACTGGATAGTAACATTGCTGTAATGCTGTATCCTTATCCGTCTGAAGACTCCATCGTGTCGAAGGAAAAGCCTTTGTACTACGCTAAAAGCAAGGGAGATGGCTCTTATCGTTTTAAGAACCTGGCGCCGGGCACCTATAAAGTTTTTGCGCTCAAGGAAGAAGACAAAGACCTCTTATATACCTCTTCTTCTGAGCTGATCGCCTTTCTGGACAAGCCAATCGTGCTGGAAGAGAAGAATATATCGGATGTGAACATGCTGTTGTTTATGGAAAACGACAGTACTGTTAAAAAGCCTTCTGAATTTGGTACAGATTCTCTTGATCAGGCGGAGAAGGTAGAAGAAACGGCGAAAGAGAGAGAAGAGAGAATAAAGAAATTACCCAAACTGACCGCACAGCCGAAGCTGGAGAATAATAAGCAGGAATTGCCACTGCCTTTACTGCTGACTTTCACCATGCCGCTAAAGTATGTGGACAGCAACCGTATACAGCTGCTGGAAGACTCGGTATTTTCGCCGGTAACTTTCCATGCTTCGCTGGACACCACTACCAAAAAGGATCTTTCTTTCTACTATAAGTGGAAAGAGAATACCCCTTACCGGCTGATCATTCCTAAAGAAGCGGTCAAGGATACGCTTGGACAGGCCCTTGTCAAGAATGACACCGTTAACTTTGTGTCCAAGAAGCTGGTAGATTATAGCATTTTCAAGGCAGACCTGATTATTACGGATAGTACCAGGGAGGCGATTGATGATAGCACGATGCATTATGTGGTGCAACTCGTTCAGGATAAGACGATTAAGTATTCAGGCACCACCGTAAATGGTAAATGGACCCAGGAGCTTATCACACCGGGAGAATATGAAGTACGCATACTTTTAGACAGGAATGGTAATGGTAAATGGGACCGCGGGAGCTATTATACCGAGCCCAAGCGTCAACCGGAGCGCGTGATTCTGCTTCCTGACAAATACAACCTGAAAGCGGGCTGGAACAACTTAAAAACACTGAAAATTTAGGCGTACAGGATTGCCTACCTTTGTAACATGGTATTTTCTTCTGCACTGATAGAAAACGCGGTAAATGAATTTTCCCGGCTTCCCGGTATCGGGAAGAAGACCGCACTGCGCCTGGTATTGCACCTGCTGAAACAGGAGCCGGCCCAGGTACAGCAGTTTAGTGATGTAATTGCAAGAATGCGTGAGCAGATTAAATTCTGTAAAGATTGCCATAATGTTTCCGACGAAGAGATTTGCAGCATTTGTGGCAGTCATACCCGGAACAGGCAGGTCGTTTGTGTGGTAGAGAGCATCCGGGATGTGATGGCGATCGAGAACACCCAACAGTATAATGGCCTGTACCATGTATTGGGCGGCATTATCTCTCCATTGGATGGTGTTGGGCCAGACCAGCTGAATATACATTCGCTGGTAGAGCGGGTAAAGCAGAAAGGGGTTACAGAAGTGATTATGGCCCTGAATCCTACTATTGAAGGAGATACTACCATTTATTATCTCTCCAAAAAGCTGAAGGAATCGCCGGTAAAGATCACTACTATTGCGCGTGGTATTGCTTTTGGGGGAGAGTTGGAGTATGCCGATGAGATGACATTGGCCAGGTCTATTTCCAACAGGTTACCGTTGGAAAGCTATGTACAGCAACGATAACAAGTTTTTTTATAGTTAAAAAGCCGGTCTCTACTGAGTAGAGGCCGGCTTTTTAGTTTAGGGTATAACACAAAAAAATACGGGTACTGAATAGTACCCGTCTTCGTTTAACCTGTAATTCCACGTTATGAAAATTTTATCGGGATTGCTATTGCTCTCCTTCAATGATGTTATGGTTGGTCGTTGATTTTTCTTTTTCCTTTAGCTCTTTCCAGCGCTGCATTTCAACCTTATTCAGGAAACAGATTTTAAATACCTCCTGACTACCTGATTCCTGATCTGGTACTGGCTGAAGCCCCAACCTTGCCAGGTGTTCACGGAGGGTATGGATATGCTGAGATATCGACATGACTGGTTAAATTTTGTTGTAAAGATGTAATAAGATAATAGCGTTAATGAATGACAGATAATATCAGAGGCAGATACATCGGGATGCCGGGTTACAGCAAATACCGGGCTGGTGGGGAGCCGAGGCCGATTGTTGCATTGTCTTTAAATATTCTGATTGCATGTGCTTTATTATTACCCTACAAATATAGTAGACTTTATAGACTTCTTCCAAAATTTTTTATAACATATAAACAAAATCTATTTCACAGACCCATAATATCACCACTGACTAATAACCACAGTGTCCTTAAAAGGGCTATAAATACTAGGGAATATTGTATATTTGCAAGGATATACAGGGTGGATTTGTTTATTGTTCGACCCTGGTTTAAACCGAAACTAATAAACGCCTTTACAGACATGAAATCTTTACAAGACTGTGCAAATGAGCGCGTGCTCATCATCGATGGTGCCATGGGTACCATGATTCAACGATACAAGCTTACAGAAGCTGATTACAGAGGCACTCGTTTTGCGGATTACCCAAGCGACCTCAAAGGAAACAATGACCTCCTCAACCTCACGCAGCCACAGATTATAGAAGCTATTCACAAAGAGTACCTGGAAGCTGGTGCCGATATTATCGAAACCAACTCCTTCAGTTGTACTTCTATTGCAATGGCCGATTATGATATGCAGGAATTAGCATTTGAGCTCAACATCGCTGCTGCCAGCATTGCTAAAAGGGCGGCGGTGGAGTATACCGCTAAAAACCCTGACAAGCCGCGTTTTGTGGCTGGTGCTATCGGGCCGTTGAATAAAACGTTGTCCTTATCTCCGGACGTTAACAACCCCGGGTATCGTTCGGTCACCTTCGACGAAGTGGCAGCTGCCTACCAGGAGCAGATCCATGGCCTTGTGGAAGGTGGTGTGGACATCCTCCTGATTGAGACCATCTTCGATACATTAAACTGTAAAGCTGCGATCTACGCCATCAAAAAATACTTCCGTGAATCAGGTAAGCCACCATTACCTATCATGATTTCCGGTACGATTACAGATGCCTCCGGCCGTACCCTGAGTGGCCAGACGCTGGAAGCATTCTATATCTCGGTAATGCATGCCAATCCGTTTTCTATTGGGTTGAACTGTGCATTGGGCGGACAACAGATGCGTCCTTATGTAGAAGAGCTGTCCAACATCGCCAGCTGCTACGTAAGCTGCTATCCGAATGCCGGCTTACCAAATGCCTTTGGGGAATATGATGAGGAGCCGGAAGATACCGCCTGCATTATTGAAGACTTTGCAAGCTCCGGTTTCGTAAATATAGTTGGTGGATGCTGCGGTACTACCCCAGACCATATCCGACACATTGCAGAACATGTGAAAAATATTCCACCACGTCTTAAACCTGTACAGACAACCACTCTGGCATAGTTTATCATTTTATTCCGACTTACAGCAACAATGAGCGTATCTACAATAAATAATGAAGCGGCATCTGCGGCAGCTGAGCGTGAACAAAGAATTATTCCGCCCTATATGAGGCTGAGTGGTCTTGAACCGCTGGTTATCCGCCCGGAAGCCAACTTTATCAACGTCGGCGAACGTACCAACGTTACCGGTTCCAAAAAATTTGCCCGCCTTGTTCGTGAAGGCCTGTATGAAGAAGCACTTTCAGTAGCGCGTCAGCAGGTAGAAAACGGCGCCCAGATCCTGGACGTAAACATGGACGACGCCCTCCTCGACGGTGAAAAGGCAATGACCACCTATCTGAACCTCCTGGCAGCAGAACCGGATATTTCCCGTATCCCTATCATGATCGACTCCAGTAAGTTCAGCGTAATTGAAGCAGGTCTGAAATGCGTACAGGGTAAATGTATCGTAAACTCCATCTCCCTTAAAGAAGGGGAAGAGAAGTTTATCGAACATGCACAAACCTGTAAGGCATTCGGTGCTGCTGTGGTGGTAATGGCATTCGACGAAAACGGCCAGGCAGATACCCTGGAAAAACGTGTTGAATTCAGTTACCGCGCCTACAAAATCCTTACTGAACAGGTAGGATTCGACCCACAGGATATTATATTCGATCTCAACATCTTCGCTATCGCCACCGGTATCGAAGAACATAATAACTACGCGGTAGAATTCATTGAAGCTACCCGTCGTGTGAAAGAACTGATGCCACTCACCAAAGTAAGTGGTGGTGTAAGTAACGTGTCTTTCTCTTTCAGAGGTAATGAAGCTGTGCGTGAAGCCATGCACTCCGTATTCCTGTACTATGCCATCAAAGCAGGTATGGATATGGGTATCGTTAACGCAGGTCAGTTACAGATCTATGATGACATAGAACCACAGCTGAGAGAACTTTGTGAGGATGCCATCCTGAATCGCCGGGATGATGCAACGGAAAGACTGGTCGCTTTTGCAGATACCGTAAAGGCTAAAGGCAAGGTCATTGAAAAAGATGAAACCTGGAGATTAGGCACAGTAGAAGAACGACTGAGCCACTCTCTTGTGAACGGTATCACTGATTATATCGAGGCTGATACAGAAGAAGCCCGCCAGAAATACCCTCGCCCGCTGGACGTTATTGAAGGTCCGTTAATGGATGGCATGAACGTCGTGGGTGACCTCTTCGGCAGTGGTAAAATGTTCCTGCCGCAGGTAGTAAAGAGTGCCCGTGTGATGAAAAAATCCGTAGCCGTTCTTACGCCGTTCATCGAAGAAGAAAAGCTGAGAATGCAGGCGGAGTTTGGCGGAGAAATAAAATCTGCCGGTAAAATATTACTCGCTACCGTTAAGGGAGATGTACACGATATCGGTAAAAATATCGTGGGTGTGGTATTAGCTTGTAATGGCTACGAAATCATCGATATGGGTGTTATGGTGCCAGCAGAAAAGATTCTGCAGACAGCTAAACAGGAAAAGGTGGACATTATCGGCCTTAGCGGGCTGATTACGCCTAGTTTGGATGAAATGGTACACGTAGCCCGCGAAATGAAAAGGCAGCAATTTGAGGTACCGCTGATCATCGGTGGCGCTACTACATCCCGTACCCATACCGCCGTGAAAATTGCGCCGGAGTATGAACATGGCGTAGTACACGTACTGGATGCCTCCCGTAGCGTGACGGTTACCGGTAGTCTGCTCAACAAAGCCCTGAAGAAGAACTTCCTCAGCACCATCAATACAGAATACAACAAACTCAATGAATCTTTCCGGAATAAAAAACCGGTAAAGCAATATCTGCCCTTCGAAACAGCGCAGCAAAACAAGACAGCTATTGACTGGAATGGCTTCTCCCCTGTTAAACCTAAGTTTACCGGTATAAAGAAGTTTGAAAATTATGATCTGGGAGAGATAGCCGCGTATATAGACTGGCAGCCATTCTTCATCTCCTGGGAACTGCATGGTAAATTCCCTGCAATCCTGACGGATGAAGTAGTGGGAGAACAGGCTACGCATCTGTATCACGATGCACAGGCCATGCTGAAAAGGATCATCGAGGAGAAATGGTTGGACGCCAATGCGGTTATCGGGATTTTCCCGGCAAACGCAGTAGCAGCCGATACTATTCGCGTAACTCCTGAACAATCCGGCAGCGAACCTGTTAATCTTGAATTCCTGCGCCAGCAGATCAAGAAGGCGCCGGGGCAGCCAAACCTTTCCCTGGCCGACTTTATCGCGCCACAGGAAACCGGTAAACAGGATTATATCGGCGGCTTCGCTGTAACGGCAGGCGCGGGTATAGAAAAATGGCTGGATAAGTTCAAAGAAGAGCTGGACGACTACAGCAGCATTATGCTGAAGGCGCTGGCAGACAGGCTTGCAGAGGCCTTTACAGAGCTGATGCACGAAAGAGTGCGTAAGGAGTTCTGGGGATATGCAAGCGAAGAACATCTTTCCAACGAACAGCTGATACAAGAGGCATATATGGGTATTCGCCCGGCGCCAGGCTATCCTGCCTGTCCGGAGCACACAGAGAAGTACAAACTTTTCGACCTGTTAAATGCCACAGAAAATACCGGTATTACACTCACAGAATCACTGGCGATGTATCCGGCTTCCAGCGTTAGCGGATGGTATTTTGCCAACCCTGAAGCGAAATATTTTGGTTTAGGTAAGATAGAGAAAGACCAGGTTAACAACTATGCCGCCCGTAAAGGCTGGACGATAGAAGAAGCAGAGAAATGGCTTCGTCCTAACCTGGAATATGATATGTAAAAGATTAGCACATCATGCGAATTGTTTCCTATAATGTGAATGGGCTGAGATCAGCCATGACTAAAGGTTTCACCGAGTGGCTGGCCGACAATCCTGCTGACATTATCTGTTTGCAGGAGATCAAGGCCAATAAGGATAATGTTGACTTCCGTAAGTTCGACGAATTAGGCTACGATCACTACTGGTTTAGTGCCCAGAAAAAGGGTTACAGCGGAGTGGCCGTACTGACGAAATTCAAGCCGGATAACGTTGTATATGGCAATGGCAACTCACAAAGTGATGCCGAAGGTCGTTTTATCAGGCTGGATTTCGGGGACCTGACACTCATCAACACCTATATTCCTTCCGGAACCAGCGGTGATGAGCGTCAGACGTATAAATATCAGTGGCTGGAAGAGTTTTTCAGTTACCTGAGCGAATTACGTAAAACCCGCCCTAATCTTATTGTTTGCGGCGATTATAACATTTGCCATAAACCTATAGATATTCATGATCCCGTAAGTAACAAGAATTCCACCGGTTTCCTTCCTGAAGAAAGGGCCTGGATGGACAAGTTATTTGCCAGCGGCTTCGTGGATACCTTCCGTCATTTCAATCCGGACCCGCATCAGTACAGCTGGTGGAGCTTCCGGGCGAATGCGCGGAACAATAACAAGGGTTGGCGTATCGATTATATCAACGTAACATCTCCCCTGAAAGAAAGGCTGAAACATGCCGCCATCTACCAGGACGTTAAACACTCAGATCATTGTCCGGTATACCTGGAACTGGCCAGCAATGCCTGATTACAGTATACCTATATAGTTAGCAGCATACATGATCATTTATAATATTACAGTAAAAGTAGCCACCAGCATACATCCCGAGTGGATGCACTGGATGCGTAACGAGCAGATTCCGGCCATGTTGCAGACAGGTCTTTTCCATGACTACCGCATGTGCCGGCTATTAGAGCAGGATGATAGTGAAGGCCCGACATATGCCATTCAGTACTTCACAGATACCATGGAGAACTATAATACCTTTATGGCAGAGTATTCCGGCGGATTAAGACAACGGGGTTATGACCTCTTTGGCGACCAGTTTATTGCCTTTGGAACGGTGATGAAGAGCGTCTGAAACATCATAAAATTGTAAACTTATCCACAGGAAATCCACTGTTTTCAGGGGGTCGGGAGTTAGGTACGAAAGTTGCGAAAAGTGCTGAACAATGCTAAAAAACCATTGAAACAAGCTACAGCACGGCGTTTCAAAAGATTACACATTTTTGCGTGACCAAATCGGGGAAAGCAGCAATCTGCTGTAACCGTTACCTGTAGCGTTTTTCAGCCGATAAAAAAATGTATAAAAAAGTTGCAAAAAATTTGGTAATCTGATAAAACGCGCTATATTTGCTCACATCAAACATTTCTTCACTAGTTAAATCTTACTAACTATGAACAAAGCCGAATTAATCGACAAAATTGCCAAAGATGCTGGCGTTACAAAAACCCAGGCTAACGATGCTTTAGACTCTTTCACCAAAGCTGTTGCTGATACCCTGAAAAAAGGTGGTAAAGTAACTTTGGTTGGTTTTGGTACTTTCTCCGTATCTAAACGTGCTGCACGTAACGGTAGAAACCCACAGACCGGTCAGATCATCAAGATCAAAGCTAAGAAAGTTGCTAAATTCAAAGCTGGTAAAGCTCTGTCTGACAAGCTCTAATCAGTTAGCACAACTTATTCAAGCAAGGAACAATTATGTTTCTTGCTTTTTTTTTATATCAAACCGCCAGTAGTGTAGAATTTCAGCGATTTGAATTAATTTGCGGCTGTTATAACATCATATTAAAAAACAAACTACAAATCATTTGTTATGGGTAGAGGAGATGTAAAAACCAAAAGAGGTAAGATCTTCAATTCTTCTTTCGGTAAAGCAAGACCAGCAAGAACTAAAAAAACTGCTGCTCCAAAAGCAGAAAAGAAAGCTTAGTTTTCTCGCAGAGATACAAAATTAAAGGCGCAAATCATCTTCACGATATTTTGCGCCTTTGTTGTGTTTAATATGCTTTATCAGGGAGCCAGCCGCTCTATCAGCCAGCTGCTATCCGGCTCCAGTACGTATAATATCCGGTCGTGCAAACGGCTGCTTCTACCCTGCCAGAATTCTATCTTAGAAGGCTTCACCACATAACCACCCCAGTAATCGGGTCTTTCAGGCTCACGATTGGCAAAAGTTTCTTCCACCTTGGCAACTGCCTGTTCCAGGAATCCACGGTTTGCAATCACCTTACTTTGCGGAGAAGCAATAGCACCTATTTTACTGCCATGCGGGCGGCTATTGTAATATGCATCACTTGTCGCCTTATCTGCCTTGCTCACGATGCCTGTGATCCGCACCTGACGCTCCAGTTCTTTCCAGAAAAACAGCAGGCATACATGGTGATTCAAGGCAAGCTCCTGTCCTTTCTGGCTTTCATAATTCGTAAAAAAAAGGAACCCATCTTCATCGAAACTTTTTAACAATACAATCCTTGCAGATGGAAGTCCATCCGGGGTGCTGGTAGCCAGTGTCATGGCATTGGGTTCATCCAGCTCACCGCTGGTCGCCTCTTTCCACCATTTTCCAAACTGCTCCAGGGGATGTTTTGCTACATCTTTTTCATCCAGGGAAGCCATGATATAGTCTTTACGCAGGTCCGCTATTTTCTGATTTAACATGGTCATGGGTTTTAACTAATAACAAAGGTATGGAAGGATAATAGTAATTTTGGCCGACCTGATATAAATCATCTATGAAAAGAATATCCTTATTGCTATTGCTGGCAGGAATCGTACTCTTCTCCTGTAAACAGAAGCCAGGCAGTTCGCAGCAGGACGAAAATGCCGGCATTATTCCCTTAGTCAGTGCTCCCTATTTCTATACATTGCTGAAAGGCACTATGGGCGATAAGCCTGTTACCATGCAATTATTAAAGACCACACCAAGTGTGTACCGTGGCTACTATTCATTTGATACTTCCGGTCAGCCTATCACCATCTGGGGAACAGGAGATTCAGGGTATATCAAGTTATATGAGGAGAATATAGATCCGGAGAACGAGCGGTTTTTCAGTGGTATGCTCGACGATTCCGGGCACCTCACCGGTGTGTGGCATGGCAATGGCACCTCCTATCATTTCAATTTCCACACAGATTTTAAAGATGCCGTACCGCTGGTTGTATACTACGCAACGGACTCTGCCTATATGATTCCAGGGAATACTAAATCTCCATTGGGACTGGCTTCCACCAGTATTTTATGGCCGGCAAAAGACATACAGCCTGAACTTTCTGCCTTTTTGAAACAGGTCATTACGGGCAGCAATATCCAGGACCCGAAGCAATTCATGAAGCGGACGATCGATTCTTTCATCACCAGTTATTCCACTGCTGGCGGCACTGTAGATACGGCAGAGTTACTGGACCCTTCCAGTGCAGGTTCGTGGACCTGGACCACCGAAAATGATATGAAGGTGGTGTATAACCACTGGCCATTGCTCGTATTGGAAAAATATGGCTATGCCTATACAGGTGGTGCGCATGGCAACTGGGGTAGTACTTTTATAACGATTGACGCGGCGAAAAAGAAGGTATTAAAACCTGCGGATGTATTCAAGCCGGGCTACAAGGAAGCCTTCAGCCCTTTACTGGATAAGGCTTTCCGGGAAAAATATAGTATTGATGGGGATGAAGTACTGAGTCAGAGTTTACTGACCCCTACGATTGTACCCAATGATAATTTCATATTTACAGATAAGGGAGTTGCCTTCAGTTATGTGCCTTATGAGATAGGGCCGTATAGTTTGGGGCAGGTAACGCTTTATTTGCCTTTTACCGCTATCAGGCAGTGGATTAAATAATTAAGGCAGTATGCTAATGAAAAGGCCCGTTTCTACGCTGTAGAAACGGGCCTTTTTAATAATATGTATAAAGAAATTAGTGAACGAGGGTACCAACGTTTTTACCCATGATGACGTTCAGGAGGTTACCTGGTCTGTTCATGTCGAAAACGATGATTGGCAGTTTATTCTCCTGGCAAAGGGTGAAAGCTGTCATATCCATTACGTTCAGGCTTTTCTGGTAAACTTCAGAGAAGGTGATAGTTTCGTATCTGGTAGCGGTTTTATCTTTTTCAGGATCTGCGGTGTAGATACCATCTACACGTGTTCCTTTGAGGATAACATCTGCCTGAATTTCGATTGCGCGAAGGGAGGCAGCTGTATCAGTAGTAAAGTACGGGTTACCGGTACCGGCGCCGAAGATTACTACGCGACCTTTTTCCACGTGGCGGATGGCGCGGCGGCGGATGTAAGGTTCTGCGATTTGTTCCATTTTAATAGCCGATTGCAGGCGGGTGTAGAGCCCGATTTTCTCGAGGCCGCTTTGCATAGCCATTCCATTGATCACTGTGGCCAGCATTCCCATATAATCCCCCTGAGCTCTTTCGATACCGGTTTCGGCTTCGTTCATTCCACGATAGATGTTACCACCGCCGATTACGATAGCAACCTGTACACCGAGGTCGGTAACAGCTTTGATATCATAGGCATATTGTTGTATCACCTTTGGATCAATTCCATAATTTCCTTCCCCCATGAGGGCCTCACCGCTCAATTTGAGCAAAATTCGCTTATACTTTGGCAACATGACGCTTAAAGATATTGTAAGATTGTGATTTCCTTTTGTTACTACGGTATTCTAAGATACAACATAAACGCAGAAAATGCATTTCCCGAAATTTCGGTGGTGTTGAAAATTCATGCGCAAAAAAAAGGAGAGAAATTTTCATTCTCTCCTTTTTAAAGATATAATAGTATTAACCTAACGCGATACGCTTAAAGCTAGTCACTTTCAGGTCAGCATCTACTGATTTCAGGTAATCGCCAACAGATTTGTTGTTGTCTTTAACGAAAGCCTGGTTAACCAGGGTACTTTCTTTAAAGAATTTGTTCACTTTACCAACAGCGATTTTTTCAGCCATTTCAGCTGGTTTACCTTCTGCTTTCACTTGTTCAACAGCGATTTCTTTTTCGCGTGCGATCAGTTCAGCAGGAACGTTGTCAGCATCAACCGCGATTGGGTTCATTGCTGCGATCTGCATAGCGATATCTTTACCAACTTCTTCAGAAACGGTTTTAGAGAAAGCTACGAGTACGCCCATGCGGTAGTTACCGTGGATGTAAGCAGTAACGCCACCGCCAGTAACGAATTCAAATTTGTTCAGGGTGATTTTCTCACCGATTTTAGCAACCTGGTCGTTCACTCTGTCAGCAACGGTAGCGCCGTCGAGTTGAGCAGCGTTCAGGGCTTCAACAGTGGTGATATTGTTAGCCAGTGCCAGATCAACGATAGACTGAGCGAATTTCACGAAGTCTTCGTTTTTAGCAACGAAGTCGGTTTCGCAACCCAGACCTACGATAACGCCGGATTTACCATCTGCAGATGTTTTAGCGATGATAACACCTTCTTTGGTTTCGCGATCAGAACGCAGTGCAGCTACTTTCTGACCTTTTTTGCGCAGGTAGTCTACTGCCTGTTCAAAATCACCATCACTTTCTACCAGTGCTTTTCTGCAATCCATCATACCAGCACCAGTTTGCTGACGCAGTTTGTTTACATCAGCTGCTGTAATTGTT
This window of the Chitinophaga sp. Cy-1792 genome carries:
- a CDS encoding SRPBCC family protein, giving the protein MSRIYSLQRIQVIPASLQAVWNYFSSPANLIDLTPAYMNFRVTSPPHQGQIYAGQIITYKVSPVAGIPLTWVTEITHVHPQQYFVDEQRTGPYSMWHHEHHFEVVAGGVRMTDLVHYRMPLGILGTLAHQVFVKKQLEDLFNYRSGKVSGHTFME
- a CDS encoding Ig-like domain-containing protein; this encodes MIRHFRNWAFWLIFITVAVLSFSRCANIVPPGGGPKDTLPPVLLQARPQDSSLHFTGQKISFVFDEYVELDNINDKLIVSPTLKRQPVATAKLHTVTVTFKDTLKPNTTYTFNFADGVRDINERNAIPDFQYVFSTGNYLDSLQVTGRIIDAESGKLDSNIAVMLYPYPSEDSIVSKEKPLYYAKSKGDGSYRFKNLAPGTYKVFALKEEDKDLLYTSSSELIAFLDKPIVLEEKNISDVNMLLFMENDSTVKKPSEFGTDSLDQAEKVEETAKEREERIKKLPKLTAQPKLENNKQELPLPLLLTFTMPLKYVDSNRIQLLEDSVFSPVTFHASLDTTTKKDLSFYYKWKENTPYRLIIPKEAVKDTLGQALVKNDTVNFVSKKLVDYSIFKADLIITDSTREAIDDSTMHYVVQLVQDKTIKYSGTTVNGKWTQELITPGEYEVRILLDRNGNGKWDRGSYYTEPKRQPERVILLPDKYNLKAGWNNLKTLKI
- the recR gene encoding recombination mediator RecR, which translates into the protein MVFSSALIENAVNEFSRLPGIGKKTALRLVLHLLKQEPAQVQQFSDVIARMREQIKFCKDCHNVSDEEICSICGSHTRNRQVVCVVESIRDVMAIENTQQYNGLYHVLGGIISPLDGVGPDQLNIHSLVERVKQKGVTEVIMALNPTIEGDTTIYYLSKKLKESPVKITTIARGIAFGGELEYADEMTLARSISNRLPLESYVQQR
- a CDS encoding homocysteine S-methyltransferase family protein, which gives rise to MKSLQDCANERVLIIDGAMGTMIQRYKLTEADYRGTRFADYPSDLKGNNDLLNLTQPQIIEAIHKEYLEAGADIIETNSFSCTSIAMADYDMQELAFELNIAAASIAKRAAVEYTAKNPDKPRFVAGAIGPLNKTLSLSPDVNNPGYRSVTFDEVAAAYQEQIHGLVEGGVDILLIETIFDTLNCKAAIYAIKKYFRESGKPPLPIMISGTITDASGRTLSGQTLEAFYISVMHANPFSIGLNCALGGQQMRPYVEELSNIASCYVSCYPNAGLPNAFGEYDEEPEDTACIIEDFASSGFVNIVGGCCGTTPDHIRHIAEHVKNIPPRLKPVQTTTLA
- the metH gene encoding methionine synthase, producing the protein MSVSTINNEAASAAAEREQRIIPPYMRLSGLEPLVIRPEANFINVGERTNVTGSKKFARLVREGLYEEALSVARQQVENGAQILDVNMDDALLDGEKAMTTYLNLLAAEPDISRIPIMIDSSKFSVIEAGLKCVQGKCIVNSISLKEGEEKFIEHAQTCKAFGAAVVVMAFDENGQADTLEKRVEFSYRAYKILTEQVGFDPQDIIFDLNIFAIATGIEEHNNYAVEFIEATRRVKELMPLTKVSGGVSNVSFSFRGNEAVREAMHSVFLYYAIKAGMDMGIVNAGQLQIYDDIEPQLRELCEDAILNRRDDATERLVAFADTVKAKGKVIEKDETWRLGTVEERLSHSLVNGITDYIEADTEEARQKYPRPLDVIEGPLMDGMNVVGDLFGSGKMFLPQVVKSARVMKKSVAVLTPFIEEEKLRMQAEFGGEIKSAGKILLATVKGDVHDIGKNIVGVVLACNGYEIIDMGVMVPAEKILQTAKQEKVDIIGLSGLITPSLDEMVHVAREMKRQQFEVPLIIGGATTSRTHTAVKIAPEYEHGVVHVLDASRSVTVTGSLLNKALKKNFLSTINTEYNKLNESFRNKKPVKQYLPFETAQQNKTAIDWNGFSPVKPKFTGIKKFENYDLGEIAAYIDWQPFFISWELHGKFPAILTDEVVGEQATHLYHDAQAMLKRIIEEKWLDANAVIGIFPANAVAADTIRVTPEQSGSEPVNLEFLRQQIKKAPGQPNLSLADFIAPQETGKQDYIGGFAVTAGAGIEKWLDKFKEELDDYSSIMLKALADRLAEAFTELMHERVRKEFWGYASEEHLSNEQLIQEAYMGIRPAPGYPACPEHTEKYKLFDLLNATENTGITLTESLAMYPASSVSGWYFANPEAKYFGLGKIEKDQVNNYAARKGWTIEEAEKWLRPNLEYDM
- a CDS encoding exodeoxyribonuclease III, whose product is MRIVSYNVNGLRSAMTKGFTEWLADNPADIICLQEIKANKDNVDFRKFDELGYDHYWFSAQKKGYSGVAVLTKFKPDNVVYGNGNSQSDAEGRFIRLDFGDLTLINTYIPSGTSGDERQTYKYQWLEEFFSYLSELRKTRPNLIVCGDYNICHKPIDIHDPVSNKNSTGFLPEERAWMDKLFASGFVDTFRHFNPDPHQYSWWSFRANARNNNKGWRIDYINVTSPLKERLKHAAIYQDVKHSDHCPVYLELASNA